One window from the genome of Sandaracinaceae bacterium encodes:
- a CDS encoding AEC family transporter, with translation MASLLVVVLSFACGVWLRRSPRLPADAHKALNAFVLDIALPAVVLRAVPRLPMDATLLAAAAMPWLVFGLAFALLWPLGRALGLSVKTRGALVLTAGLGNTSFVGFPMLEALLGPESLPVAVVIDQLGSFFVLSLPGIALATAWAGGAADPKQLALRIIRFPPFVALLVGAATIPFGGFPPIVDQALERIGATLTPLAMASVGLQLTLGEVRKRAAPLALGLGFKLVLAPLAMALLYLPTLGLTDMTRVVVLEAAMGPMISAGIIAQERDLDPELVTLMLGVGIPLSFVTVTLAAWFLGA, from the coding sequence ATGGCCAGTCTGCTCGTCGTCGTGTTGTCCTTCGCCTGCGGGGTGTGGCTCCGCCGGAGCCCGCGCTTGCCGGCTGACGCGCACAAGGCGCTGAACGCCTTCGTGCTCGACATCGCGCTCCCCGCGGTGGTGCTGCGGGCCGTGCCGCGGCTGCCGATGGACGCCACGCTGCTCGCGGCGGCGGCCATGCCATGGCTGGTGTTCGGCCTGGCGTTCGCGCTGCTCTGGCCGCTGGGGCGCGCGCTCGGCCTGTCCGTGAAGACGCGCGGGGCCCTGGTGCTCACCGCCGGCCTCGGCAACACGTCGTTCGTGGGCTTCCCCATGCTGGAGGCGCTGCTGGGCCCGGAGTCGCTGCCCGTGGCGGTGGTCATCGACCAGCTGGGCTCGTTCTTCGTCCTCTCCCTCCCCGGCATCGCGCTCGCCACCGCCTGGGCGGGTGGCGCTGCGGACCCGAAGCAGCTGGCGCTCCGCATCATCCGCTTTCCGCCGTTCGTGGCGCTGCTGGTGGGGGCCGCCACCATCCCCTTCGGTGGCTTCCCGCCCATCGTGGACCAGGCGCTCGAGCGCATTGGGGCCACGCTCACGCCCCTGGCAATGGCCTCGGTGGGCCTCCAGCTCACGCTCGGCGAAGTCCGCAAGCGTGCGGCTCCGCTGGCACTCGGGCTCGGCTTCAAGCTCGTCCTCGCGCCCCTCGCGATGGCCCTCCTCTACCTCCCCACCCTCGGGCTCACCGACATGACGCGCGTGGTCGTCCTCGAGGCGGCCATGGGGCCCATGATCTCGGCGGGCATCATCGCCCAAGAGCGCGACCTCGACCCCGAGCTGGTGACGCTGATGCTGGGGGTGGGCATCCCGCTCTCGTTCGTCACCGTGACGCTGGCCGCCTGGTTCTTGGGCGCCTAG
- a CDS encoding DUF3556 domain-containing protein: MSLPPHPIAEAHGAPFPERMRLTCRNWAAGEHATPMGVIVFYWVKYALLYIGGWALFVGFSRGDTPFTAVGEWAFTADAFRKAVLWSLLYESLGFGGSFGPMNARLWPPMGGALYFLRPGSTKLPLFPGAPLIGADTRGGLDVVLYAAFMGACVWALVAPTVTPALLLPVVILTAALGVLDKTTFLAARSEHFFTSLLCLTVLGASEPWVAACQVVWLGIWLWAGVSKMNHHFPSVIMVMMNNGPFFPQALKRRLFRAFPDDLRPSGFAIGMARMGTLIELSIPALLVLSPSPEFTFGALCVMTVFHGYIALNNPSGMPIEWNIAMVYGGWFLFGVHPEASLAALLAHPALLAFLVVVMLAIPAYGNVVPSRVSFLLAMRYYAGNWAYTIWLFRGDSAAKLSKLKKAAGTLREQLEKLVPDENERHKTLMMTPAHRLLHLEGRPLHDALPYVAPNLDDYEWMDGEVIGGAIIGWNFGDGHLNGAQLLANVQRQCGFESGELRVVSIEGQPLFGRTMAWQVHDARDGLIARGESEVAAMHDRQPWAFGQPG; the protein is encoded by the coding sequence ATGTCCCTGCCACCGCATCCCATCGCCGAGGCGCACGGAGCGCCCTTCCCCGAGCGCATGCGCCTCACCTGCCGCAACTGGGCGGCGGGGGAGCACGCCACCCCCATGGGGGTGATCGTCTTCTACTGGGTGAAGTACGCCCTCCTCTACATCGGCGGCTGGGCCCTCTTCGTGGGCTTCTCGCGCGGCGACACGCCCTTCACGGCCGTGGGTGAGTGGGCCTTCACCGCAGACGCCTTCCGCAAGGCCGTGCTGTGGTCGCTGCTGTACGAGTCGCTCGGCTTCGGCGGCTCGTTCGGGCCCATGAACGCCCGCCTCTGGCCGCCAATGGGCGGGGCGCTCTACTTCTTGCGCCCGGGCAGCACCAAGCTGCCGCTCTTCCCCGGCGCGCCGCTGATCGGGGCGGACACCCGCGGCGGGCTCGACGTCGTGCTGTACGCCGCCTTCATGGGTGCCTGCGTGTGGGCGCTCGTCGCTCCCACGGTCACGCCTGCCTTGCTGCTGCCCGTGGTGATCCTGACGGCCGCGCTCGGCGTGCTCGACAAGACCACGTTCCTGGCCGCCCGCTCGGAACACTTCTTCACGTCGCTTCTGTGCCTCACGGTCCTCGGCGCGAGCGAGCCCTGGGTGGCCGCGTGCCAGGTGGTGTGGCTCGGCATCTGGCTGTGGGCCGGCGTGTCCAAGATGAACCACCACTTTCCGTCCGTGATCATGGTGATGATGAACAACGGGCCCTTCTTCCCGCAGGCCCTCAAGCGGCGCCTGTTCCGCGCGTTCCCGGACGACTTGCGCCCCTCCGGCTTCGCCATCGGGATGGCGCGCATGGGCACGCTCATCGAGCTCTCCATCCCTGCGCTGCTGGTGCTCAGTCCTTCCCCCGAGTTCACCTTCGGCGCGCTCTGCGTCATGACCGTGTTCCACGGCTACATCGCGCTCAACAACCCGAGCGGCATGCCCATCGAGTGGAACATCGCCATGGTCTACGGCGGCTGGTTCCTCTTCGGCGTGCACCCGGAGGCCAGCCTCGCCGCGCTGTTGGCTCACCCCGCGCTGCTCGCCTTCCTCGTGGTCGTGATGCTGGCCATCCCCGCCTACGGCAACGTGGTGCCGAGCCGCGTCTCGTTCCTGCTCGCCATGCGCTACTACGCCGGCAACTGGGCCTACACCATCTGGCTCTTCCGGGGCGACAGCGCGGCGAAGCTGAGCAAGCTGAAGAAGGCCGCCGGGACGCTCCGCGAGCAGCTCGAGAAGCTGGTGCCCGACGAGAACGAGCGCCACAAGACGCTGATGATGACGCCCGCGCACCGCTTGCTGCACCTCGAGGGCCGGCCATTGCACGACGCGCTGCCCTACGTAGCCCCCAACCTGGACGACTACGAGTGGATGGACGGCGAGGTGATCGGCGGGGCGATCATCGGGTGGAACTTCGGCGACGGCCACCTGAACGGCGCGCAGCTGCTCGCGAACGTGCAGCGTCAGTGCGGCTTCGAGTCCGGCGAGCTGCGCGTCGTGTCCATCGAGGGGCAGCCGCTCTTCGGACGCACCATGGCCTGGCAGGTCCACGACGCACGCGACGGGCTCATCGCCCGGGGTGAGTCCGAGGTCGCGGCGATGCACGACCGGCAGCCCTGGGCGTTCGGCCAGCCGGGCTGA
- a CDS encoding MBL fold metallo-hydrolase yields the protein MLDVKQRDAALISEAKSPLLTGLRLERARASGRFGDDGRFHNPSGLGPSLQGPPWPVMKDFFFGGGQRRPTRALPVESPLPVLAKRASTELRMTWLGHSTVLIEIDGVRVLTDPVFGERVAPVTFAGPKRFHQTPAALSQLPPLDAVLLSHDHYDHLCASSMRQIAKLGVPVITSLGVGARLEAMGVHPKRIVELDWWEDFTLPGGALRFTATPAQHFSGRSLTDRNRTLWSSWVMTSASHRVFFSGDTGLTEDFREIGRLYGPFDVVMLEIGAWHPAWGAIHLGPENALRAFEMLRGKALFPVHWSTFDLALHAWDEPAETLVHLARQGGQRIITPRLGRPFELAHVEGVDPWWREAR from the coding sequence GGCGCTCATCTCCGAGGCCAAGAGCCCCCTGCTGACCGGCCTGCGCCTCGAGCGGGCCCGCGCCTCTGGGCGCTTCGGGGATGACGGGCGCTTCCACAACCCGAGCGGGCTCGGCCCTTCGCTGCAGGGTCCACCCTGGCCCGTGATGAAGGACTTCTTCTTCGGCGGAGGCCAACGGCGGCCCACCCGAGCCCTGCCCGTAGAGAGCCCCCTGCCCGTGCTGGCCAAGCGCGCGTCCACCGAGCTGCGCATGACGTGGCTCGGGCACAGCACCGTGCTCATCGAGATCGACGGCGTGCGCGTGCTGACCGACCCGGTGTTCGGCGAGCGCGTGGCGCCCGTGACGTTCGCCGGGCCCAAGCGCTTCCACCAGACGCCCGCCGCGCTGTCGCAGCTGCCGCCGCTCGACGCCGTGCTGCTCTCGCACGACCACTACGACCACTTGTGCGCCAGCAGCATGCGGCAAATCGCCAAGCTGGGCGTGCCGGTCATCACGTCGCTGGGCGTGGGCGCCCGCCTCGAGGCCATGGGCGTGCACCCGAAGCGCATCGTGGAGCTGGACTGGTGGGAGGACTTCACCCTGCCCGGCGGCGCCCTGCGCTTCACGGCCACGCCCGCGCAGCACTTCTCGGGGCGCTCTCTCACGGACCGCAACCGCACGCTGTGGTCGTCGTGGGTCATGACCAGCGCCTCGCACCGCGTCTTCTTCTCGGGGGATACGGGCCTCACGGAGGACTTCAGGGAGATCGGCCGGCTCTATGGGCCGTTCGACGTGGTCATGCTGGAGATCGGCGCCTGGCACCCCGCGTGGGGGGCCATCCACCTCGGCCCCGAGAACGCGCTGCGCGCCTTCGAGATGCTGCGCGGCAAGGCGCTCTTCCCCGTGCACTGGAGCACCTTCGACCTGGCCCTGCACGCCTGGGACGAGCCCGCCGAGACGCTGGTGCACCTGGCTCGGCAAGGCGGTCAGCGCATCATCACGCCGCGCCTGGGCCGCCCCTTCGAGCTGGCCCACGTGGAGGGCGTGGACCCGTGGTGGCGCGAGGCCCGCTGA